From one Gimesia sp. genomic stretch:
- a CDS encoding response regulator codes for MNLTRENKVYIIDDDTDVAQSTVTLLETQGLKTALFNSAEAFLTETAPGISGCVVSDYELKGNWNGIDLLRKTQALGYRVPFIVASGSMNHSAQMTAKKSGAFAILEKPYPAQVLFETIHAALNHQDRHFPE; via the coding sequence ATGAATTTGACGCGAGAGAATAAAGTCTACATCATTGATGATGATACGGACGTAGCCCAATCCACGGTTACTCTACTGGAGACGCAGGGATTGAAAACCGCGTTATTCAACTCAGCAGAGGCCTTTCTGACAGAAACAGCCCCTGGCATATCAGGTTGTGTGGTCTCTGATTATGAGCTGAAAGGCAACTGGAACGGAATTGATTTACTGAGAAAAACACAGGCTCTGGGTTACAGAGTCCCCTTCATTGTCGCCTCCGGCTCTATGAACCACAGTGCCCAGATGACTGCGAAAAAGTCAGGTGCATTTGCGATTCTTGAAAAACCTTATCCCGCACAAGTTCTATTTGAGACGATCCATGCTGCACTGAACCATCAGGACCGCCACTTTCCAGAGTGA
- a CDS encoding DUF1772 domain-containing protein translates to MEIFHLALITTTLLCSLVAGFLFAFAVVVMPGISSLSDQDFIRAFRAMDRVIQKNQPIFMLVWIGSLIMIVISTILGISELSRVQQALLVIATSLYLLSVQLPTVAINIPLNNKLQSLSVEKMDADALRVARDEFEARWKYWNAIRTVFAFITSLMLIILLLLQ, encoded by the coding sequence ATGGAAATCTTTCATCTGGCTTTGATCACAACTACATTACTGTGCTCATTAGTTGCTGGTTTTCTCTTCGCATTTGCCGTTGTCGTCATGCCGGGCATCAGCAGTCTGAGTGACCAGGATTTCATACGTGCTTTCCGTGCGATGGATCGTGTGATTCAGAAAAATCAACCGATCTTTATGTTGGTCTGGATTGGTTCGCTCATTATGATAGTTATATCTACGATTCTGGGCATTTCAGAATTATCCCGTGTCCAGCAGGCATTACTGGTCATTGCCACGTCTCTGTACCTTCTGTCTGTGCAGTTGCCAACAGTGGCAATAAATATTCCACTCAATAATAAACTGCAATCTCTCAGTGTCGAGAAGATGGATGCAGATGCCTTAAGGGTTGCTCGCGATGAGTTTGAAGCTCGATGGAAGTATTGGAATGCGATCCGGACAGTCTTCGCTTTTATCACTTCGTTGATGCTCATTATCTTGCTGTTACTCCAGTGA
- a CDS encoding DUF1559 domain-containing protein, whose amino-acid sequence MNPQRKLRRGFTLIELLVVIAIIAILIALLLPAVQQAREAARRSTCKNNMKQLGLALHNYNDNFQALPIGAQTGSYSNWRAAILPYLDQANIYSQLTRPNGYYAHSGFPGNTVLYSVRLPVYKCPSNPFGMTNTTDYSLSDSTSNPSLQSMIVDYVGISGATPDPVGRTNVCTGDILASSSSNCNTGMMIPYKSIRFRDCIDGTSNTVILAEQSGQVNGRQKGANALGAWHGWANASLSTWNAGTTLPLSSGGFWYTAGTTTVRNPPNAFWSSGAPGYANSAYSANTVINSHHVGGVHAVLTDGSVRFLSENIDMNTLRQLCVRDDGQVVGEF is encoded by the coding sequence ATGAACCCACAACGCAAACTGAGAAGAGGATTTACTTTAATCGAACTTCTGGTCGTGATCGCCATCATCGCGATTTTGATCGCCCTGCTCCTGCCAGCAGTCCAGCAGGCCCGCGAAGCAGCTCGTCGCTCAACCTGCAAAAACAATATGAAGCAACTGGGACTCGCCCTGCATAATTACAATGACAATTTTCAGGCACTCCCCATCGGGGCCCAGACCGGCTCGTATTCTAACTGGCGAGCCGCTATTCTCCCCTACCTTGATCAAGCCAACATCTATTCTCAGCTGACACGTCCGAATGGTTACTATGCCCACAGCGGTTTCCCCGGGAATACGGTGCTGTATTCGGTGCGCCTCCCCGTTTACAAATGCCCCTCTAACCCTTTCGGCATGACCAACACGACTGACTACAGTCTTTCTGACAGTACCTCTAATCCCAGCCTGCAGAGCATGATCGTCGATTACGTCGGCATCTCTGGTGCTACCCCCGATCCTGTGGGCCGCACCAATGTCTGCACCGGGGACATACTGGCGAGCAGTTCCAGCAACTGTAACACTGGAATGATGATCCCTTACAAAAGCATACGTTTCCGTGACTGTATCGACGGGACCTCGAATACCGTCATCCTTGCGGAACAATCTGGACAGGTGAATGGACGTCAAAAAGGAGCTAACGCCCTAGGTGCCTGGCATGGCTGGGCCAACGCAAGCCTTTCCACTTGGAATGCCGGCACAACGTTGCCCCTTAGCTCCGGCGGCTTCTGGTACACAGCCGGGACTACGACTGTGCGGAATCCTCCTAATGCCTTCTGGTCTTCCGGAGCCCCCGGATACGCCAACAGTGCCTATTCTGCTAACACGGTCATTAACTCACATCACGTGGGTGGCGTACACGCCGTACTGACCGATGGCTCCGTTCGCTTCCTGTCTGAAAACATTGACATGAACACGCTCCGCCAACTATGTGTACGTGATGATGGACAGGTCGTTGGAGAATTCTAA
- a CDS encoding carboxypeptidase-like regulatory domain-containing protein: protein MKKSSALHTFRLFALIAFCIFLITLNNACSRTPGSDKPRGEISITITNGGDPVPEGQVDLVNEQTGEGGGGPLNESGTATIEMVAVGNYTLTVNPPPQEPIAPGMDQPEKQPKEYANIPEKVRKIQTSPLTVDVQSGTNEFSFDLKEIQ, encoded by the coding sequence ATGAAAAAATCTTCTGCTTTACATACTTTCCGTTTATTCGCTTTGATAGCCTTCTGCATTTTCCTCATCACTCTGAATAATGCCTGCAGTCGAACTCCAGGTTCAGACAAGCCTCGTGGTGAAATCTCAATCACAATTACAAATGGTGGTGATCCTGTCCCAGAAGGGCAGGTCGACCTGGTCAATGAACAGACAGGAGAAGGTGGAGGAGGCCCGCTGAATGAATCGGGAACCGCCACGATTGAAATGGTCGCCGTAGGTAATTACACATTAACTGTGAATCCGCCCCCACAGGAACCCATTGCTCCCGGCATGGATCAACCCGAGAAGCAACCCAAAGAGTACGCGAATATCCCTGAGAAGGTTCGCAAGATTCAGACCAGCCCACTGACCGTCGATGTACAATCAGGGACCAATGAATTCTCTTTCGATCTTAAAGAAATCCAGTAA